The Agrobacterium cucumeris genome has a segment encoding these proteins:
- a CDS encoding SGNH/GDSL hydrolase family protein, with amino-acid sequence MNWKPTVNSKKTGWRICAIILSAALCVPLVPSQSFAQEQRRTLFEMLFGRPVGRDGSSGREYQPRSRRDFPSAPRERSVTRPQPARKAPSVVQMRTAKPEPAAKLENARRVLVIGDFLAGGMGEELVNAFASSPAIAVDVRANGSSGLVRTDYYDWFSNLPQFISETNPATIVIMMGSNDRQQMQIGDIREKFGTDVWFKEYERRIDELLTLAGRPKVPLLWVGLPAFQSPSLTADLVGFNRLYRSHVEKYGGEFVDVWDGFVDEGGKFVITGYDMNGQQARLREADGIGMTQAGKRKLAFYVEKFVRRHLDSAGPDLVKLDGSNLPALTSLPALGIDAGQVRTQPISLTDPNLDGGDKLLGDAPLTAGPTRVSVVESPRERLTKRGEMADAPAGRIDDYRVVPENVQARQ; translated from the coding sequence ATGAATTGGAAACCAACGGTGAATAGCAAAAAGACCGGATGGCGCATCTGCGCCATCATTCTTTCTGCTGCCCTTTGCGTGCCGCTCGTTCCATCCCAGTCCTTTGCCCAGGAACAGCGGCGTACCCTGTTCGAAATGCTGTTCGGCAGGCCGGTAGGCCGCGATGGCTCATCCGGACGTGAATACCAGCCCCGCAGCCGGCGGGATTTCCCCTCTGCCCCGCGCGAAAGATCGGTCACACGTCCGCAACCTGCGCGAAAGGCACCTTCGGTGGTTCAGATGCGAACCGCAAAGCCGGAGCCGGCCGCCAAGCTTGAAAATGCACGACGCGTTCTCGTTATCGGTGACTTCCTGGCCGGCGGCATGGGGGAAGAGCTCGTCAATGCCTTTGCCAGTTCGCCGGCAATTGCCGTCGATGTGCGGGCGAATGGTTCTTCCGGTCTCGTCCGCACGGATTATTACGACTGGTTTTCCAATCTGCCGCAATTCATAAGCGAGACCAATCCGGCCACCATCGTCATCATGATGGGCTCGAACGATCGCCAGCAAATGCAGATCGGCGATATCCGGGAAAAATTCGGCACCGATGTCTGGTTCAAGGAATATGAACGGCGGATCGATGAACTCCTGACCCTTGCCGGCCGGCCGAAAGTGCCACTGCTCTGGGTTGGCCTTCCCGCCTTCCAGTCCCCCTCGCTTACAGCCGATCTCGTCGGCTTCAACCGGCTCTACCGCAGCCATGTCGAAAAATATGGCGGTGAGTTCGTGGATGTATGGGACGGATTTGTCGATGAAGGCGGAAAATTCGTCATCACAGGTTACGACATGAACGGCCAGCAGGCCCGTCTGCGCGAGGCTGATGGCATCGGCATGACACAGGCCGGCAAGCGCAAGCTCGCCTTCTACGTCGAGAAATTCGTGCGCAGACACCTCGATAGCGCCGGCCCGGATCTCGTGAAGCTGGACGGCAGCAATCTTCCGGCGCTCACCTCGCTGCCGGCGCTTGGCATCGATGCGGGGCAGGTGCGCACGCAGCCGATCAGCCTTACCGATCCCAATCTCGATGGTGGCGACAAGCTGCTGGGCGATGCACCTTTGACAGCCGGGCCGACACGGGTCTCGGTGGTGGAATCGCCACGTGAACGGCTGACCAAGCGTGGCGAAATGGCCGATGCGCCAGCCGGCCGCATTGATGACTATCGGGTCGTCCCGGAGAATGTGCAAGCCCGACAATAG
- a CDS encoding lytic murein transglycosylase — protein MTKMILSDVRKFGCMMVAGLVISLTPVSAHADAGFRQWINQFYATAAKEGISKATYQKAFAGVSEPDPDALRKATFQPEFTTQIWDYLDSRVNPYTVRIGREMKMKHATTLNWIERNFNVDKHIILAIWSMESNYGAVLEKPERLHNIPQALATLAYSDPKRAKFARTQLIAALKILQAGDVTPKQLTGSWAGAMGHTQFIPTSYLLYAVDADGNGKRDIWHSVPDALATAANLLSKNGWEPGRTWGYETAVPRGGARYEGQTKTISEWAKLGFARPNGKNFTRGSDRAMLKLQGGASGPGFLMMKNFFTIKKYNASDSYALAVGLLADEIAGYGGMQQKWPRPDGTLDIREKFELQTRMKELGYYDGEIDGNFGSGSKAAISAIQSRMGMENDGQPSQRLLRALRN, from the coding sequence ATGACAAAGATGATCCTTTCAGATGTCCGCAAATTCGGCTGCATGATGGTTGCAGGCCTGGTGATCTCCCTGACCCCTGTTTCGGCCCATGCCGACGCCGGATTCAGACAGTGGATCAACCAGTTCTACGCAACAGCGGCAAAAGAAGGCATCAGCAAGGCGACCTATCAGAAGGCCTTCGCCGGCGTTAGCGAACCGGACCCGGATGCGCTGCGCAAGGCAACCTTTCAGCCGGAATTCACCACCCAGATCTGGGATTATCTCGATTCCCGCGTCAACCCCTATACGGTGCGGATCGGCCGCGAGATGAAGATGAAGCATGCGACGACCCTGAACTGGATCGAGCGCAACTTCAATGTCGACAAGCACATCATTCTCGCCATCTGGTCGATGGAATCCAATTACGGCGCGGTTCTCGAAAAGCCGGAGCGGCTGCACAACATCCCGCAGGCTCTTGCGACGCTTGCCTATTCCGATCCCAAGCGCGCCAAATTCGCGCGCACGCAATTGATCGCCGCCCTCAAAATCCTTCAGGCGGGCGATGTCACACCGAAACAGCTGACCGGCTCCTGGGCGGGCGCGATGGGGCACACCCAGTTTATTCCGACCAGCTATCTGCTTTACGCGGTAGATGCCGACGGCAATGGCAAGCGTGACATCTGGCACTCGGTTCCCGATGCGCTGGCGACAGCCGCAAATCTTCTTTCCAAGAACGGCTGGGAACCCGGCCGGACCTGGGGTTATGAAACCGCCGTGCCGCGCGGCGGCGCACGTTATGAAGGCCAGACGAAGACGATTTCGGAATGGGCAAAGCTCGGCTTTGCCCGCCCGAACGGCAAGAATTTTACCCGCGGCTCCGATCGCGCCATGCTGAAATTGCAGGGTGGAGCAAGCGGTCCGGGCTTCCTGATGATGAAAAACTTCTTCACCATCAAGAAATACAACGCATCGGACAGCTATGCGCTGGCCGTCGGCCTGCTCGCGGATGAAATCGCCGGTTATGGCGGCATGCAGCAGAAATGGCCGCGCCCCGATGGCACGCTCGACATTCGCGAAAAATTCGAGCTCCAGACCCGCATGAAGGAACTCGGTTATTACGACGGCGAGATTGACGGTAATTTCGGCTCCGGTTCGAAAGCAGCCATTAGCGCCATCCAGTCGCGCATGGGCATGGAAAATGACGGCCAGCCGTCGCAGAGATTGCTGAGAGCCCTGCGCAATTGA
- a CDS encoding glutamate synthase subunit beta: MGKVTGFLEIDRQVGKYQPASDRIRHFREFTIPMSDAEVQKQSARCMDCGIPYCHGPTGCPVHNQIPDWNDLVYNNNWEEAIRNLHSTNNFPEFTGRVCPAPCEEACTLNLEDAPVAIKTVEQAIADKAYELGFIVPKPATIHTGKKVAIIGSGPSGMAAAQQLGRAGHEVHVYERESKAGGLLRYGIPDFKMEKNFIDRRVEQIKGEGVTFHYGVNVGVDVTVEALLADHDAVLYCGGSETPRPAGIGGADLHGVYDAMPYLVQQNRRVGRENIDSVGWPADPILAGGKHVVVVGGGDTASDCVGTAFRQGAVKVTQLDIRPMPPEKEDKLAVWPFWATKMRTSSSQAEGAIREFQVATLEFVGEDGVLTGVKCCQVDDRRKPIAGTEFIIKADLAFIAIGFSGPFTDSVLKEMNGKLALNTDRRGSTNVIANETDYKTSVDKLWAAGDVRRGQSLVVWAIREGRQAARAIDEALMGASLLPR, from the coding sequence GTGGGCAAGGTAACAGGTTTTCTGGAAATCGACCGGCAGGTGGGCAAGTATCAGCCCGCATCGGATCGTATCCGCCATTTCCGCGAATTCACCATTCCGATGTCGGATGCCGAAGTGCAGAAGCAGTCGGCGCGCTGCATGGATTGCGGCATTCCCTATTGTCACGGCCCGACGGGCTGTCCCGTGCACAACCAGATCCCCGACTGGAACGATCTGGTCTATAACAACAATTGGGAAGAGGCGATCCGCAACCTGCACTCGACCAATAACTTCCCGGAATTTACCGGCCGAGTCTGTCCCGCGCCTTGCGAGGAAGCCTGCACGCTGAACCTCGAGGATGCGCCGGTCGCCATCAAGACCGTCGAACAGGCGATTGCCGACAAGGCCTATGAGCTGGGTTTCATCGTGCCGAAGCCGGCGACGATCCACACCGGCAAAAAGGTTGCCATCATCGGTTCCGGCCCCTCGGGCATGGCGGCCGCTCAGCAGCTTGGCCGTGCCGGTCACGAGGTGCACGTTTATGAGCGTGAATCGAAGGCCGGTGGCCTGCTGCGTTACGGCATTCCGGATTTCAAGATGGAGAAAAACTTCATCGACCGCCGCGTCGAGCAGATCAAGGGCGAAGGCGTCACCTTCCATTACGGCGTTAATGTCGGCGTTGATGTGACCGTCGAGGCGCTCCTGGCTGATCACGATGCGGTGCTTTATTGCGGTGGTTCGGAAACTCCTCGTCCTGCCGGTATCGGCGGCGCAGATCTGCATGGTGTCTACGACGCCATGCCGTATCTCGTGCAGCAGAACCGTCGCGTCGGCCGTGAGAACATCGACAGCGTCGGCTGGCCGGCCGATCCGATCCTCGCTGGTGGTAAGCATGTTGTCGTTGTCGGCGGCGGTGATACGGCGTCCGACTGCGTCGGCACCGCCTTCCGTCAGGGCGCGGTGAAGGTCACCCAGCTCGACATTCGTCCCATGCCGCCGGAAAAGGAAGACAAGCTGGCGGTCTGGCCTTTCTGGGCAACCAAGATGCGCACCTCGTCCTCGCAGGCCGAAGGCGCCATTCGCGAATTTCAGGTGGCGACGCTTGAGTTCGTCGGTGAAGACGGCGTGTTGACCGGCGTGAAGTGCTGTCAGGTGGATGACCGCCGCAAGCCGATTGCCGGCACGGAATTCATCATCAAGGCTGATCTCGCTTTCATCGCCATTGGCTTCTCCGGTCCCTTCACCGATAGCGTGCTGAAGGAAATGAACGGCAAGCTGGCGCTCAACACCGACCGTCGCGGCTCCACCAATGTGATCGCCAACGAGACTGATTACAAAACCTCCGTCGATAAGCTGTGGGCGGCGGGCGACGTTCGCCGCGGCCAGTCGCTGGTGGTCTGGGCGATCCGCGAAGGCCGGCAGGCGGCGCGTGCGATCGATGAAGCCCTGATGGGTGCAAGCCTATTGCCACGCTGA
- a CDS encoding response regulator transcription factor: MRLLLVEDEREMAAALSAALHRFDIIVDNVGTLDLARHAIMDGVHDLVVLDRQLPDGDGIQLIEDLRVLPVTPPIIVLTAQGALADRVKGLNLGADDYLAKPFAVEELLARIRALMRRPASAVTMTAKLGKLEFCFETREVRIAGEFLALTRRELLILEALLRRQGRTVLRSLLEEAVYNFDDEIQSNALDSHISRLRRKLLSADAGVEVHGIRGVGYLLRATS, from the coding sequence ATGCGCCTGCTGCTAGTTGAAGACGAACGCGAAATGGCAGCAGCCCTGTCCGCCGCGCTTCACCGGTTCGATATCATCGTGGACAATGTCGGCACGCTCGACCTTGCCCGTCATGCCATCATGGACGGTGTCCACGATCTTGTCGTTCTCGACCGGCAATTGCCCGATGGAGACGGTATCCAGCTTATAGAGGATCTGCGCGTTTTACCGGTCACTCCGCCGATCATCGTATTGACGGCGCAGGGCGCACTTGCCGACCGCGTGAAGGGCCTGAACCTCGGTGCGGATGATTATCTGGCCAAGCCCTTTGCCGTCGAAGAACTTCTCGCCCGCATCCGCGCCCTGATGCGACGACCCGCCAGCGCGGTGACGATGACGGCGAAGCTGGGCAAGCTGGAATTTTGCTTCGAAACCCGTGAAGTCCGCATTGCGGGCGAGTTTCTTGCCCTGACCAGGCGGGAACTGCTCATTCTTGAAGCGCTGTTGCGGCGGCAGGGCAGAACGGTGCTGCGTTCGCTGCTGGAGGAAGCCGTCTATAATTTCGATGATGAAATCCAGTCCAATGCCCTCGATTCCCACATTTCCCGTTTGCGCCGCAAATTGCTGTCCGCCGATGCGGGGGTGGAGGTCCATGGCATTCGCGGCGTCGGCTATCTTTTGAGAGCGACATCATGA
- a CDS encoding sensor histidine kinase has product MKPAKRKSLKRRLTIQLLLFQIGSLFIVSAGFVAYLSTGGGSSALLSPQAAQITANALVRDKDGRLVLKETSEFAQLRSSTPDFWFAAVSETGEVIQGGQVPEAFSNMGQQLSDIRLSDIREAALSYSYLAVVRIAIVRRVSGPAGEFAMIGKGGPFSMTFPVLLFSNILIMPILILMSIVTIMTIPWIIRREFLALSAIARTAETIDIDKRGYRLPDGDIPREVQPLVHAVNGALKRLDDGYERHKRFILDAAHELRTPVAILQTRVETLLDGPSRSRILADASRIAVLAEQLLDLQRLGGQKAPLIPLDLVSLCRSVVADMAPLAISQGYELSFEPEEEPILALADDASLQRALMNIVQNAIEHGGNRGTITIKVAANRVIDICDEGSGIPEEDRELVFDAFHRLRPKDRGTGLGLNLVQEIIRYHGGEITISDSSTGGACFRISLPYC; this is encoded by the coding sequence ATGAAACCGGCCAAGAGAAAATCGCTCAAGCGCCGCCTGACCATTCAATTACTGCTGTTCCAGATCGGCAGCCTTTTCATCGTCAGCGCCGGCTTCGTCGCCTATCTGTCCACCGGCGGCGGAAGCAGCGCACTGCTCAGCCCACAGGCAGCCCAGATTACCGCCAATGCGCTGGTGCGGGACAAGGATGGCCGGCTAGTTCTGAAGGAAACGAGTGAATTCGCGCAATTGCGCAGTAGCACACCCGACTTCTGGTTCGCCGCCGTCAGCGAAACGGGAGAGGTCATACAGGGTGGGCAAGTTCCCGAAGCGTTCAGCAACATGGGTCAACAGCTGAGCGATATCAGGCTCTCGGATATACGCGAGGCGGCGTTGTCCTATTCCTATCTCGCCGTCGTGCGTATTGCCATCGTTCGCCGCGTTTCCGGGCCGGCCGGCGAATTCGCCATGATCGGCAAAGGCGGACCGTTCAGCATGACATTCCCCGTCCTGCTGTTTTCCAACATATTGATCATGCCGATCCTCATTCTCATGTCGATTGTCACAATCATGACCATTCCCTGGATCATTCGCAGGGAATTTCTCGCCCTCTCCGCCATTGCACGCACGGCAGAGACCATCGACATCGACAAGCGCGGATATCGATTGCCGGATGGCGATATTCCAAGAGAGGTGCAGCCGCTTGTGCATGCCGTCAACGGCGCGCTGAAACGGCTGGACGATGGCTACGAACGGCACAAGCGCTTCATTCTCGACGCTGCCCATGAATTGCGAACCCCCGTCGCCATTCTCCAGACCCGCGTTGAAACGTTGCTGGACGGCCCGTCCCGGAGCAGGATATTGGCTGATGCCAGCCGCATTGCCGTGCTGGCCGAACAATTGCTTGATCTGCAGCGTCTCGGCGGACAGAAAGCGCCGCTTATTCCGCTTGATCTTGTCAGCCTGTGCAGGTCGGTCGTTGCTGACATGGCGCCGCTTGCCATCTCCCAAGGCTATGAGCTTTCTTTCGAGCCGGAAGAAGAACCAATCCTTGCTCTGGCCGATGACGCCTCATTGCAACGCGCCCTTATGAATATCGTGCAGAATGCCATCGAACATGGCGGCAATCGCGGAACGATCACCATAAAGGTCGCCGCCAATCGCGTTATCGACATATGCGACGAGGGCAGTGGGATTCCGGAAGAGGACCGGGAGCTGGTGTTTGATGCATTCCACCGTTTGAGACCGAAAGATCGCGGCACCGGGCTCGGTCTCAATCTCGTTCAGGAAATCATCCGTTACCATGGCGGAGAAATCACCATCAGCGATTCCTCCACTGGGGGCGCTTGTTTCCGTATCAGCCTCCCCTATTGCTGA
- the gltB gene encoding glutamate synthase large subunit, whose translation MTHKPQAEIAAATLTTDCPTAAVAAPVSAKARFAGGLPEKQGLYDPANEHDACGVGFVAHMKGQKSHQIVKDGLFILENLTHRGAVGADPLMGDGAGILVQIPDRFFREEMASQGVTLPKAGEYAVGHIFMPRDPSRIEHYKKVIVDVIGEEGQQFLGFRDVPVDNSSLSKAPDIAGTEPHHVQVFIGAGREAATNADFERKLFLIRKVLSNRIYDEGGGKETQDFYPVSLSSSTIVYKGMFLAYQVGAYYKDLADPRFESAVALVHQRFSTNTFPSWKLAHPYRMVAHNGEINTLRGNVNWMAARQASVSSALFGDDISKLWPISYEGQSDTACFDNALEFLVRGGYSMAHAVMMLIPEAWAGNQSMSAERKAFYEYHAALMEPWDGPAAVAFTDGKQIGATLDRNGLRPARYLVTDDDRIIMASEAGTLPVPEERIVKKWRLQPGKMLLIDMEKGSIVSDEEVKHELAAKHPYRTWLDRTQLILEELKPVEPRALRRDVSLLDRQQAFGYTSEDTKLLMSPMATTGQEAIGSMGTDTPISAMSDKSKLLYTYFKQNFAQVTNPPIDPIREELVMSLVSFIGPRPNILDHEGAARAKRLEVRQPILTNGDLEKIRSIGHTEDRFDTKTLDFTYDVERGAEGMPDMLDRLCERAESAVRGGYNIIVLSDRQLGPDRIAIPALLATAAVHHHLIRKGLRTSVGLVVETGEPREIHHFCLLAGYGAEAINPYLAFDTLLDMHKHGAFPKEVSDDEVVYRYIKAVGKGILKVMSKMGISTYQSYCGAQIFDAIGLSSEFVEKYFFGTATSIEGVGLTEISEETVTRHTAAFGKDPILANTLDIGGEYAYRMRGESHAWTPDAVASLQHAVRGNSQDRYREFAGMVNDTALRMNTIRGLFNVKSAEALGRKPVSIDDVEPAADIVKRFSTGAMSFGSISREAHATLAVAMNRIGGKSNTGEGGEESDRYLPLLNGKPNPERSAIKQIASGRFGVTTEYLVNADMLQIKVAQGAKPGEGGQLPGHKVDATVAKTRHSTPGVGLISPPPHHDIYSIEDLAQLIYDLKNVNPEADVSVKLVSEVGVGTVAAGVAKARADHITVSGFDGGTGASPLTSLKHAGSPWEIGLAETQQTLVLNGLRSRVALQVDGGLKTGRDVIIGALLGADEFGFATAPLIAAGCIMMRKCHLNTCPVGVATQDPVLRKRFKGTPEHVINYFFFVAEEVREILASLGVTRLDEIIGASELLEKDEMLAHWKAKGLDFSRIFHKVEAPKEATFWTERQKHPIDDILDRKLIEKSLPSLENREPVVFEVPIKNVDRSAGAMLSGALAKRWGHKGLKDDTIHVTLKGTAGQSFGAFLARGITFDLVGDGNDYVGKGLSGGRIIVRPPENARIVAENSIIVGNTVLYGAITGECYFRGVAGERFAVRNSGAVAVVEGVGDHGCEYMTGGIVVVLGETGRNFAAGMSGGVAYVLDETGDFATRCNMAMVELEPVPEEDDMLEKLHHHGGDLMHKGRVDVSEDMTRHDEERLYQLISNHFHYTNSARAKDILDRWSEFRPKFRKVMPVEYRRALEDMERMKMGVAAE comes from the coding sequence ATGACGCACAAGCCGCAGGCAGAGATCGCCGCCGCAACCCTGACCACAGACTGTCCCACCGCGGCTGTGGCCGCACCCGTTTCTGCGAAAGCGCGTTTCGCGGGCGGCCTGCCGGAAAAGCAGGGTCTTTACGATCCCGCCAATGAACATGACGCCTGCGGCGTCGGCTTTGTTGCCCATATGAAGGGCCAGAAGTCGCACCAGATCGTCAAGGACGGCCTGTTCATTCTGGAAAACCTGACGCATCGCGGCGCTGTCGGTGCCGATCCGCTGATGGGTGATGGTGCCGGCATTCTCGTGCAGATCCCCGACCGTTTCTTCCGCGAGGAAATGGCGAGCCAGGGTGTGACGCTGCCAAAGGCTGGCGAATATGCCGTTGGCCACATTTTCATGCCGCGCGATCCGTCCCGCATCGAGCACTACAAGAAAGTCATCGTCGACGTCATCGGCGAGGAGGGACAGCAGTTTCTCGGCTTCCGTGATGTGCCGGTTGACAATTCTTCGCTGTCCAAGGCCCCGGATATTGCCGGGACAGAACCGCACCATGTTCAGGTCTTCATCGGTGCGGGGCGCGAAGCAGCGACCAATGCCGATTTTGAGCGCAAGCTGTTCCTGATCCGCAAGGTGCTGTCCAATCGCATCTATGACGAGGGCGGCGGCAAGGAAACACAGGATTTCTATCCCGTGTCGCTCTCCTCCTCCACCATCGTTTATAAGGGCATGTTCCTCGCCTATCAGGTTGGGGCCTACTACAAGGATCTGGCCGATCCGCGTTTTGAATCCGCCGTCGCCCTCGTGCACCAGCGTTTCTCGACCAATACCTTCCCGTCGTGGAAGCTCGCGCACCCCTACCGCATGGTCGCCCATAACGGCGAAATCAACACGCTGCGCGGCAACGTCAACTGGATGGCGGCGCGTCAGGCGTCGGTTTCCTCTGCACTGTTCGGCGACGATATTTCCAAGCTCTGGCCGATTTCCTATGAAGGCCAGTCGGACACCGCCTGTTTCGACAACGCACTCGAATTCCTCGTGCGCGGCGGTTATTCCATGGCCCATGCCGTGATGATGCTGATCCCGGAAGCATGGGCCGGCAACCAGTCCATGTCGGCCGAGCGTAAGGCATTCTACGAATATCACGCGGCACTTATGGAGCCGTGGGACGGCCCGGCCGCCGTCGCCTTCACCGATGGCAAGCAGATCGGCGCGACGCTTGATCGCAACGGCCTGCGCCCGGCGCGTTATCTCGTCACTGACGACGACCGCATCATCATGGCGTCGGAAGCCGGCACACTGCCGGTGCCGGAAGAGCGCATCGTCAAGAAGTGGCGTCTGCAGCCCGGCAAGATGCTGCTGATCGACATGGAAAAGGGCTCCATCGTTTCCGACGAGGAAGTGAAGCACGAGCTTGCCGCCAAGCACCCTTACCGCACCTGGCTCGACCGCACGCAGCTCATCCTTGAAGAGCTGAAGCCGGTGGAACCGCGCGCGCTGCGCCGCGACGTGTCGTTGCTCGACCGCCAGCAGGCCTTCGGCTACACCAGCGAAGATACCAAGCTGCTGATGTCGCCGATGGCGACGACCGGCCAAGAAGCCATCGGTTCCATGGGTACCGATACGCCGATCTCGGCCATGTCGGACAAGTCGAAGCTGCTCTACACCTACTTCAAGCAGAACTTCGCGCAGGTGACGAACCCGCCTATCGACCCGATCCGCGAAGAGCTTGTGATGAGCCTCGTGTCCTTCATCGGTCCGCGCCCGAACATTCTCGACCACGAAGGTGCTGCCCGCGCCAAGCGTCTGGAAGTGCGCCAGCCGATCCTGACCAATGGCGATCTGGAAAAAATCCGCTCCATCGGCCACACGGAAGACCGTTTCGATACCAAGACGCTCGACTTCACCTATGATGTGGAACGTGGCGCGGAAGGCATGCCCGATATGCTCGACCGCCTGTGCGAACGGGCTGAATCGGCCGTGCGCGGCGGTTATAACATCATCGTTCTTTCCGACCGCCAGCTCGGCCCTGATCGTATCGCGATCCCGGCACTTCTGGCGACGGCTGCCGTGCATCACCACCTGATCCGCAAGGGTCTTCGCACCTCGGTCGGTCTCGTGGTGGAAACCGGCGAGCCGCGTGAAATCCACCATTTCTGTCTGCTCGCCGGTTATGGTGCCGAGGCGATCAACCCCTATCTCGCCTTCGATACGCTGCTCGACATGCACAAGCACGGCGCCTTCCCGAAGGAAGTGTCCGACGACGAAGTCGTTTATCGCTACATCAAGGCGGTTGGTAAGGGCATTCTCAAGGTCATGTCCAAGATGGGCATTTCCACCTACCAGTCCTATTGCGGCGCGCAAATCTTCGACGCCATCGGCCTGTCTTCGGAATTCGTCGAGAAATATTTCTTCGGTACCGCCACCTCCATCGAGGGCGTCGGCCTGACGGAAATTTCGGAAGAGACCGTGACGCGCCACACGGCGGCCTTCGGCAAGGACCCGATCCTTGCCAACACGCTCGATATCGGCGGCGAATATGCCTATCGCATGCGTGGCGAAAGCCACGCCTGGACGCCGGATGCCGTCGCTTCGCTGCAACATGCCGTGCGCGGCAACAGCCAGGATCGCTACCGCGAATTCGCCGGCATGGTGAATGACACGGCGCTGCGCATGAACACCATTCGTGGCCTGTTCAATGTCAAGTCAGCGGAAGCACTCGGCCGCAAGCCGGTCTCCATCGATGATGTCGAACCGGCAGCTGATATCGTCAAGCGTTTCTCGACGGGCGCCATGTCCTTCGGTTCCATCAGCCGTGAGGCGCATGCGACGCTTGCCGTTGCCATGAACCGTATCGGCGGCAAGTCGAACACCGGCGAAGGTGGCGAAGAATCCGACCGCTACCTGCCGTTGCTCAACGGCAAGCCGAACCCGGAACGCTCGGCCATCAAGCAGATTGCCTCGGGCCGCTTTGGTGTGACGACGGAATATCTCGTCAATGCCGACATGCTGCAGATCAAGGTGGCGCAGGGCGCAAAGCCCGGTGAAGGCGGTCAGCTGCCCGGCCACAAGGTGGATGCAACGGTTGCCAAGACCCGGCATTCGACGCCGGGCGTCGGCCTCATCTCGCCGCCGCCGCACCACGATATCTATTCGATCGAAGATCTGGCGCAGCTGATCTACGATCTGAAGAACGTCAACCCGGAAGCCGATGTTTCGGTGAAACTGGTGTCGGAAGTCGGCGTCGGCACGGTTGCGGCCGGCGTTGCCAAGGCGCGCGCCGACCATATCACCGTTTCCGGCTTCGATGGCGGCACCGGCGCTTCGCCGCTCACCTCGCTCAAGCATGCGGGCAGCCCCTGGGAAATCGGCCTTGCAGAAACCCAGCAGACGCTGGTGCTGAACGGCCTTCGCTCACGCGTGGCACTGCAGGTGGATGGTGGTCTGAAGACCGGCCGCGACGTCATCATCGGCGCTCTGCTCGGTGCGGATGAATTTGGCTTTGCCACTGCGCCGCTGATTGCGGCGGGCTGCATCATGATGCGCAAGTGCCACCTCAACACCTGTCCCGTTGGCGTTGCGACGCAGGACCCGGTTCTGCGCAAGCGCTTCAAGGGCACGCCGGAACACGTCATCAACTATTTCTTCTTCGTTGCCGAAGAAGTGCGCGAAATCCTGGCCTCGCTTGGCGTTACCCGGCTGGACGAGATCATCGGCGCTTCCGAACTGCTCGAAAAAGATGAGATGCTGGCGCACTGGAAGGCCAAGGGGCTGGATTTCAGCCGCATCTTCCACAAGGTCGAGGCTCCCAAGGAAGCAACCTTCTGGACCGAGCGCCAGAAGCACCCGATCGACGATATTCTCGACCGCAAGCTGATCGAGAAGTCGCTGCCCTCGCTCGAAAACCGCGAGCCTGTCGTGTTCGAAGTGCCGATCAAGAACGTCGACCGTTCCGCTGGCGCGATGCTGTCAGGTGCGCTTGCCAAGCGCTGGGGCCATAAGGGCCTGAAGGACGATACGATCCACGTCACCCTCAAGGGAACGGCCGGTCAGTCCTTCGGCGCGTTCCTCGCGCGTGGCATCACCTTCGATCTGGTGGGTGATGGTAATGACTATGTCGGCAAGGGCCTTTCGGGTGGCCGCATCATCGTGCGCCCGCCGGAAAACGCCCGGATTGTCGCGGAAAACTCAATCATTGTCGGCAATACCGTGCTTTACGGCGCGATCACCGGCGAGTGCTATTTCCGCGGTGTGGCGGGCGAGCGTTTCGCGGTGCGCAACTCCGGTGCTGTCGCGGTTGTCGAGGGTGTCGGCGACCATGGCTGCGAATATATGACCGGCGGTATCGTGGTGGTTCTCGGTGAGACGGGGCGTAACTTTGCAGCCGGCATGTCCGGCGGCGTGGCCTATGTTCTTGATGAGACCGGTGATTTCGCCACCCGCTGCAACATGGCTATGGTCGAGCTGGAGCCGGTTCCGGAAGAAGACGACATGCTGGAAAAGCTGCACCATCACGGCGGCGACCTCATGCACAAGGGACGTGTAGACGTTTCCGAGGACATGACGCGCCACGACGAAGAGCGCCTCTACCAGCTGATCTCCAACCACTTCCACTACACGAACTCGGCGCGCGCCAAGGATATACTCGACCGCTGGAGCGAGTTCCGTCCGAAGTTCCGCAAGGTCATGCCGGTTGAGTACCGTCGTGCGCTTGAGGACATGGAGCGGATGAAGATGGGCGTGGCAGCGGAGTAA